From Bacteroidota bacterium, the proteins below share one genomic window:
- a CDS encoding PD40 domain-containing protein, producing MPVLATAVIITAASADKPKKWDVNDPPGEYKEISFTVNEGTWMNVDVSPDGKTIVFDMLGDIYSMPVAGGTAQVLQNGHAWQSQPRYSPDGKKICFTSDAGGGDNIWTMNADGSGAKQITQEKFRLLNNAVWSADGNYLIARKHFTSTRSLGAGEMWMYHITGGDGIQLTKKKNSQQDVNEPSLSPDGKSLFYSEDMYPGGYFQYNKDPNDQIYVINRYDMETGENERVTGGPGGAFRPQISRDGKKLAFVRRVREKTVLFMHDMETGEEWPVYDQLSKDQQEAWCIFGVYTGFNWMPDNQHIIIWAGGKIRKVNVANQTATDIPFTVTAKHRVYKALRFKQEPAPDQFDARMIRHAVTSPDGKTLVFNAAGYLWKKTLPDGTPARLTDGTAFEFEPMFSADGAKLTYVSWDDEQTGAVMTLDMKTPKAKPVKVTSEKGIFRTPSFSADAKTIAYWKEEGNDHQGYAFSVKPGIYTIAATGGAAQFQFYNGATRPLFSADGKKLICFIDNGDNKELFSFELATHKMQTLASSTYAWEIMPSPDFKWLAFRELHKVYVCAFPANGKTLELDQNMGQVPSFCVTRDAGQSLHWSGDSKNLHWTLGRRYFSRSLTNCFEFLPGAPDSLPGLDTVGIDIALKLNSDKPKGVVAMTNARIITMDKNNTVIENGTVVVTDNRITAVGKTGEVSIPAGAKTVDCAGKTIMPGIVDVHAHLGTFRQGLSPQKQWSYYTNLAFGVTTTHDPSSNTEMVFSQSEAVKAGHMVGPRIFSTGWILYGAEGDFKAVINSYDDAKSAVYRNQSAGAFSVKSYNQPRREQRQQVITASRNLGVMVVPEGGSFFYHNMSMILDGHSGIEHNIPVAPVYDDVVKLWAASETGYTPTLIVAYGAMNGENYWYEHSNVWENNRLLNFYPRGEIDSRARHRTMIPDAEYKNGHILISQSCKKLADAGVKVNLGAHGQLQGLGAHWELWMLAQGGMSNMQALRCATMNGAHYIGMDHAIGSIETGKLADLIVLDKNPLEDIYNSQYVKYTIVNGRMYDCETMHEVTTGDKKRSKFWWESGRYTTNFPFHEESNSFMHDNCEATDGGHN from the coding sequence ATGCCCGTGCTGGCAACCGCAGTAATCATTACCGCCGCCAGCGCCGACAAACCCAAGAAATGGGACGTAAACGATCCGCCGGGCGAATACAAGGAAATCTCCTTTACCGTAAATGAAGGCACGTGGATGAACGTGGATGTAAGTCCCGACGGAAAAACGATTGTGTTTGATATGCTGGGCGATATTTATTCGATGCCCGTGGCCGGCGGTACTGCACAGGTTTTACAAAACGGACATGCCTGGCAATCGCAGCCGCGCTACAGTCCCGACGGAAAGAAAATATGCTTTACGTCTGATGCCGGCGGCGGCGATAACATCTGGACCATGAATGCCGATGGTTCGGGCGCAAAACAAATTACACAGGAAAAATTCCGCCTGCTGAACAATGCGGTGTGGAGTGCCGACGGAAATTACCTCATTGCACGCAAGCACTTCACCTCTACCCGCTCGCTGGGTGCAGGCGAGATGTGGATGTATCACATTACCGGCGGCGACGGCATCCAGCTTACCAAAAAGAAAAACAGCCAGCAGGACGTAAACGAACCTTCGCTTTCGCCCGATGGTAAATCGCTTTTTTACAGCGAAGACATGTATCCCGGCGGTTATTTCCAGTACAACAAAGATCCTAACGATCAGATCTATGTCATTAACCGCTACGACATGGAAACCGGCGAAAACGAGCGTGTAACCGGCGGCCCCGGCGGCGCATTCCGTCCGCAGATTTCGCGCGATGGAAAAAAACTGGCCTTTGTGCGCCGCGTGCGCGAAAAAACGGTGCTCTTTATGCACGACATGGAAACCGGCGAAGAATGGCCGGTTTATGATCAGCTCAGCAAAGACCAGCAGGAAGCCTGGTGCATTTTTGGCGTGTACACCGGCTTTAACTGGATGCCCGATAACCAGCACATTATTATCTGGGCGGGCGGGAAAATCCGCAAAGTAAATGTGGCTAACCAAACCGCCACCGATATTCCCTTTACCGTTACCGCCAAACACCGCGTGTACAAGGCCCTGCGCTTTAAACAGGAACCCGCTCCCGATCAGTTTGATGCCAGAATGATCCGTCATGCCGTGACCTCGCCCGATGGAAAAACACTGGTGTTTAACGCCGCCGGCTACCTCTGGAAAAAAACGTTGCCCGATGGCACGCCCGCACGCCTTACCGACGGAACTGCGTTTGAATTTGAGCCCATGTTCTCGGCCGACGGAGCAAAACTTACCTACGTAAGCTGGGACGATGAACAAACCGGCGCGGTAATGACGCTTGACATGAAAACACCGAAAGCAAAACCGGTGAAAGTAACCAGCGAAAAAGGCATTTTCCGCACACCATCCTTCTCCGCCGATGCGAAAACAATTGCCTACTGGAAAGAAGAAGGCAACGACCACCAGGGCTATGCGTTTTCGGTGAAGCCGGGCATTTACACCATTGCAGCTACCGGCGGTGCGGCGCAGTTTCAGTTTTACAACGGTGCCACACGTCCGCTCTTTTCGGCCGATGGTAAGAAGCTCATTTGCTTCATAGACAATGGCGACAACAAAGAGCTTTTCAGTTTTGAGCTGGCCACACATAAAATGCAAACGCTGGCTTCATCAACCTATGCGTGGGAAATTATGCCCAGCCCCGATTTCAAATGGCTTGCGTTCCGCGAACTGCATAAGGTGTATGTGTGCGCATTTCCGGCCAACGGCAAAACGCTCGAACTCGATCAAAACATGGGGCAGGTGCCTTCGTTCTGCGTAACGCGCGATGCCGGCCAGAGCCTGCACTGGAGCGGCGACAGCAAAAACCTGCACTGGACACTGGGCCGCCGTTATTTCTCGCGCAGCCTCACCAACTGTTTTGAGTTCCTGCCCGGCGCACCCGATTCGCTGCCCGGCCTTGATACCGTGGGCATCGACATTGCCCTGAAACTGAACAGCGACAAGCCCAAAGGCGTGGTGGCCATGACCAATGCGCGCATCATTACCATGGATAAAAACAACACGGTAATTGAAAACGGCACCGTGGTGGTAACCGACAACCGCATTACCGCTGTGGGCAAAACCGGCGAGGTTAGCATTCCGGCCGGCGCCAAAACAGTTGACTGTGCAGGCAAAACCATTATGCCCGGCATTGTGGACGTACACGCCCACCTCGGCACATTCCGCCAGGGGCTTAGTCCGCAAAAGCAGTGGAGCTACTACACCAATCTTGCTTTTGGCGTAACCACCACACACGATCCATCGTCGAACACAGAAATGGTGTTTTCGCAGTCGGAAGCGGTGAAAGCCGGCCACATGGTGGGGCCGCGCATTTTCTCTACCGGCTGGATTTTGTACGGTGCCGAAGGCGATTTTAAAGCGGTGATTAACAGCTACGACGATGCAAAATCGGCGGTGTATCGCAATCAGTCGGCCGGTGCATTCAGCGTAAAAAGCTACAACCAGCCGCGCCGCGAACAGCGCCAGCAGGTAATTACCGCATCGCGCAACCTCGGCGTAATGGTGGTGCCCGAAGGCGGTTCGTTCTTTTACCACAACATGAGCATGATTCTGGACGGCCACAGCGGCATTGAGCACAATATTCCGGTGGCACCGGTGTATGATGATGTGGTGAAACTCTGGGCCGCATCGGAAACCGGCTACACACCCACGCTCATTGTGGCATACGGTGCCATGAACGGCGAAAACTACTGGTACGAGCACAGCAATGTGTGGGAAAACAACCGCCTGCTCAATTTCTACCCGCGTGGCGAAATTGACTCGCGCGCTCGTCACCGCACCATGATTCCCGATGCGGAGTACAAAAACGGACACATCCTCATTTCGCAATCGTGCAAAAAACTGGCCGATGCCGGTGTGAAGGTAAACCTTGGCGCACACGGCCAGCTGCAAGGCTTGGGCGCACACTGGGAATTGTGGATGCTGGCACAGGGCGGCATGAGCAACATGCAGGCGCTGCGCTGCGCCACCATGAACGGTGCACACTACATTGGCATGGATCACGCCATTGGCAGCATAGAAACCGGCAAACTGGCCGATTTAATTGTGCTCGATAAAAATCCGCTTGAGGATATTTACAACTCCCAGTATGTAAAATATACCATAGTAAACGGACGTATGTACGACTGCGAAACCATGCATGAAGTAACTACCGGCGATAAAAAGCGCAGCAAGTTCTGGTGGGAAAGCGGCCGCTACACCACCAATTTCCCGTTCCACGAAGAATCAAATTCGTTTATGCACGATAACTGCGAAGCCACCGACGGCGGACATAATTAA
- a CDS encoding GNAT family N-acetyltransferase: MKIEFATLTPVSLHTLVNVFNYSFANYALPISFTPESLAVKMRTEGIDLSISAGAFDEGKLVGFMLFASDLYLGRRTVWNGGTGVLPEYRGHALTQKMYAFITPRHRSEGFEYSLLEVMEHNTAARKSYVHAGLQELRVVDIFKEQQAKPGAYNHAVRKCSAHILHAGEWYHHAPTWQHTHESIVRAGELYTTLGYFEEDVLKGYCVFNPASGRIIQLATDAMFRRMHIATALIDAVRMETDKPLSVLNVDVSAVEAVAFLTKQGFAKVLRQVEMAMSLRGV, translated from the coding sequence ATGAAAATTGAATTTGCCACACTCACGCCGGTTTCATTGCACACACTTGTAAATGTGTTTAATTATTCGTTTGCCAACTATGCCCTGCCCATTTCATTCACGCCCGAATCGCTGGCAGTAAAAATGCGTACCGAAGGCATTGACCTGAGCATTTCGGCAGGCGCATTTGATGAGGGAAAGTTAGTGGGCTTCATGCTTTTTGCGTCAGACTTATACCTCGGCCGCCGCACGGTTTGGAACGGAGGCACTGGCGTGTTGCCCGAATATCGCGGCCATGCACTTACGCAAAAAATGTATGCGTTTATTACTCCGCGGCACCGGTCGGAAGGTTTTGAGTACTCGCTGCTGGAAGTAATGGAACACAACACTGCGGCGCGCAAAAGCTATGTACATGCCGGTTTGCAGGAATTGCGTGTGGTGGATATATTTAAAGAGCAGCAAGCAAAACCCGGAGCGTATAACCATGCGGTAAGAAAATGCAGCGCCCACATTTTACACGCCGGTGAATGGTACCACCATGCACCCACCTGGCAGCATACGCACGAAAGCATTGTACGCGCCGGTGAGTTGTACACCACACTCGGATATTTTGAGGAGGATGTGTTGAAGGGGTATTGTGTGTTTAACCCGGCAAGCGGCCGCATTATTCAGTTGGCTACTGATGCAATGTTCAGGCGTATGCACATAGCCACGGCTTTGATTGACGCGGTGCGCATGGAAACCGACAAACCGCTTTCGGTGTTGAATGTGGATGTTTCGGCGGTGGAGGCTGTGGCGTTTTTGACGAAGCAGGGGTTTGCAAAGGTGTTGAGGCAGGTGGAAATGGCGATGAGTTTGCGGGGAGTTTAG
- a CDS encoding RecQ family ATP-dependent DNA helicase, translating to MQDIHAILRQYWGHENFRPLQEDIIRSVMEGKDTLALLPTGGGKSVCFQVPALAMEGICVVVSPLIALMQDQVENLKRRGIQAIAITSAMRKREIDVAFDNCVYGKIKFLYLSPERLQTEIARVRISRMNVNLLAVDEAHCISQWGYDFRPPYMQIAELRELLPDVPVMALTATATEEVVADIATQLEFKPGHRIIRGSFARSNLSYVLRETDDKPTRLLRMLQQVPGCSVVYVRSRRRTQEIAAFLSQQGITATYYHAGLTPQQRTERQQLWLTNKVRVMVATNAFGMGIDKPDVRTVAHLDLPDSPEAYFQEAGRGGRDGQPAFATLFWHKRDLDELNEHLEAAFPPLDEIKRTYQALANLYEVPVGAGEGLTVIFDQQKLCDTYKLDKVTVFNSLKFLEREGYIAVSEAIFQPARVMIITTRENLYKFEVANAVYEPFIKLLLRSYSGLFDQFTRISEFDLAKRLGRPVRDVVQWLNDLQKHDLISYLPQNEQPLLTFISQRADAKHLYISPQHLRERRLAAERRVKAMQEFVTDNTRCRQSTLLHYFGETKAEDCGKCDVCRTAKNTAHENTDTLAQKIMSLLNQPQMLEKLILHFPDTQQKEVVQTIREMADSGMISVTDDRVEKN from the coding sequence ATGCAAGACATCCACGCCATTCTCCGCCAATACTGGGGCCACGAAAACTTCCGTCCGCTGCAGGAAGACATTATCCGCAGCGTGATGGAGGGCAAAGATACGCTGGCACTTTTGCCTACGGGCGGAGGAAAGTCGGTGTGTTTTCAGGTGCCGGCTTTGGCCATGGAGGGCATTTGTGTGGTGGTGTCGCCATTGATTGCGTTGATGCAGGATCAGGTGGAGAACCTGAAACGGCGGGGCATTCAGGCCATTGCCATTACCTCGGCCATGCGCAAGCGTGAGATTGATGTGGCGTTTGATAATTGTGTGTATGGCAAGATCAAATTCCTGTATTTATCGCCCGAGCGGTTGCAAACGGAAATTGCGCGTGTGCGCATTTCGCGTATGAATGTGAACTTGCTGGCGGTTGACGAAGCGCATTGCATTTCGCAATGGGGTTATGATTTTCGTCCGCCCTACATGCAAATTGCCGAACTGCGCGAACTGCTGCCCGATGTGCCGGTAATGGCGCTAACCGCCACGGCTACTGAAGAAGTGGTGGCCGATATTGCCACACAGCTTGAATTTAAACCCGGCCACCGCATTATACGCGGCAGCTTTGCGCGCAGCAACCTCTCCTACGTGCTGCGCGAAACCGACGACAAGCCCACCCGCCTGCTGCGCATGCTGCAACAGGTGCCCGGCTGCAGCGTAGTATATGTGCGCAGCCGCCGACGCACACAGGAAATTGCCGCATTCCTGAGCCAGCAGGGCATTACGGCCACGTATTACCACGCCGGACTTACGCCCCAGCAGCGCACCGAACGCCAGCAACTCTGGCTCACCAACAAAGTGCGTGTAATGGTGGCCACCAACGCATTCGGCATGGGCATAGACAAGCCCGATGTGCGCACCGTGGCCCACCTCGATTTGCCCGATAGCCCCGAAGCCTATTTTCAGGAAGCCGGGCGCGGCGGCCGCGACGGACAGCCGGCCTTTGCCACACTGTTCTGGCACAAACGCGATCTCGACGAGCTGAACGAACACCTTGAAGCCGCATTTCCACCGCTCGACGAGATAAAACGCACCTATCAGGCACTTGCCAATTTATACGAAGTGCCCGTAGGCGCCGGCGAAGGCCTTACTGTGATATTTGACCAGCAGAAACTTTGCGATACCTACAAGCTGGATAAAGTAACCGTGTTCAACAGCCTGAAATTTCTCGAACGCGAAGGCTATATTGCCGTAAGCGAAGCCATTTTTCAGCCGGCACGGGTAATGATTATTACCACACGCGAAAACCTGTATAAGTTTGAAGTGGCCAACGCCGTGTACGAACCGTTTATCAAACTCCTGCTGCGCAGCTATTCGGGATTGTTTGACCAGTTTACCAGAATAAGCGAGTTTGATCTGGCCAAACGTTTGGGCCGCCCGGTGCGCGATGTGGTGCAGTGGCTGAACGATTTGCAGAAACACGACCTGATCAGCTACCTGCCGCAAAACGAACAACCGCTGCTTACTTTCATAAGCCAGCGTGCGGATGCAAAACACCTGTACATTTCGCCGCAACACCTGCGCGAACGCCGCCTTGCTGCCGAACGCCGCGTGAAAGCCATGCAGGAGTTTGTAACGGATAACACCCGCTGCCGTCAGTCAACACTCCTGCACTATTTCGGCGAAACAAAGGCCGAAGACTGCGGAAAATGTGATGTGTGCCGCACTGCAAAAAATACAGCACACGAAAATACCGATACACTTGCACAAAAAATAATGAGCCTGCTCAACCAGCCGCAAATGCTGGAAAAACTCATCCTGCACTTTCCGGATACCCAGCAGAAAGAAGTGGTACAAACAATCCGCGAAATGGCCGACTCAGGCATGATTAGTGTGACGGACGACCGGGTGGAAAAAAACTAA
- a CDS encoding gliding motility-associated C-terminal domain-containing protein, translating into MKLMYARQIFMGITLLGGFGIYAQSAGRLPAKAPQHTQAAVYYEKNLAQWPVQVLYKANVSGGSVWLESDRLTWTTHSLADLNRIHDEEFHAHESAHTNGHAGNAHQSDNEKVKCHAWYVEFEGANRNATVVPQGQRKEYSNYFIGNDRTKWAGNVPRYNAVTYQELYPGISLKAYGDGTNFKYDFLLNAGARAELIQLRYNGIQVRLSPQGTLLLDAHSGTITEQAPVAWQLNNGQRVPVNCRYVLKGDVLGFEFPDGYNTRLPLVIDPVIVASTYSGSTSTTYGHSATYDLQGHIYSGGRSFGQGYPVTAGAYDLTFAGSVDIAISKYNSTGSALLWATYVGGSAAEYVHSMFVHTNEELYIFGSVQSTDYPTTAGCYDASHNGGDDILVTHLNISGSALVGSTYVGGSGSDGLDQTAFGYQQRGEIVVDASGNAVISSSSSSSNFPATQGAFDQTLNGQQDAVALSLSANLNTLNWCTFVGGSGDDSGLGVRVAANGDVFTCGTTSSANFPATAGTYQPTLQGGSDAYSVHLTPNGSAVTAATFIGTPSAEIGYFLDVDADGDVYVYGSSQGAMPVSAGVYSNPGSAMFVVKFDPLYTSLIYSTVIGDGTSFSALTPSAFLVDICENVYIAGFGANAYPATPNAFYPGPSVGNCYLAVLERDAQSLIFATYYGAYHVDGGTSRFDPQGIVYHAVCQGGGGFPTQPNAYNLGPGPSWDVCVFKIDFEAVGTQAVANAAPSDTGCVPYTVSFTNNGSTGNSYIWNFGDNSPPSTQTAPTHTYTAVGTYTVTLIAIDSSSCKPMDTAYIVIDVVSQLPVNLGADTVICNTAPLTLSANVGGAAYLWSTGATTQSISTTQPGTYWVEVNTASCSARDTIVIAPLTPPDLGNNFTICPGEPTQLQPNFPGNSYLWSTGDTSRAIQITQAGTYWLQMTIGPCVVSDTIVVDAGTGGAFQPINVFSPDADGINDAFDVGTPSSTGFDLHIYDRWGRLMFETTDPTVKWLGDFDRKAASEGVYYWVCTFQNCLGESQTETGFVHIVR; encoded by the coding sequence ATGAAACTTATGTATGCACGTCAGATTTTTATGGGCATTACCCTGCTTGGGGGATTTGGAATATATGCTCAGTCAGCCGGCCGGCTGCCCGCAAAGGCACCACAACACACACAGGCTGCGGTTTATTATGAAAAGAATTTGGCCCAATGGCCTGTACAGGTATTATACAAAGCCAATGTATCCGGTGGTTCTGTCTGGCTGGAGAGCGACCGGCTGACCTGGACCACGCACAGTCTGGCCGACCTGAACCGTATTCACGACGAAGAGTTTCACGCCCACGAGTCGGCACATACAAACGGACATGCAGGCAATGCACACCAATCGGACAATGAGAAAGTAAAGTGCCATGCCTGGTATGTGGAGTTTGAAGGAGCAAACCGCAATGCCACGGTAGTTCCGCAGGGGCAGCGCAAAGAGTATTCGAACTATTTCATTGGCAACGACCGCACCAAATGGGCAGGCAATGTGCCCCGGTACAATGCCGTAACCTATCAGGAATTATATCCGGGCATTTCCCTGAAGGCTTATGGCGACGGCACCAATTTCAAATACGACTTCCTGCTTAATGCAGGTGCGCGTGCAGAACTGATTCAACTTCGCTATAACGGCATACAGGTGCGGCTTTCTCCGCAGGGCACATTACTGCTTGATGCACACAGCGGCACCATTACTGAACAGGCACCTGTGGCCTGGCAGCTAAACAACGGCCAGCGTGTACCCGTAAACTGCCGCTATGTGCTGAAAGGTGATGTACTTGGCTTTGAATTTCCCGACGGTTACAATACCAGGCTCCCGCTGGTTATTGACCCGGTAATTGTGGCTTCCACTTACTCCGGCTCTACCTCAACCACTTACGGCCACTCAGCCACGTATGATTTGCAAGGACATATTTACTCGGGCGGACGCTCATTCGGACAGGGCTATCCGGTAACGGCAGGTGCATACGACCTTACTTTTGCCGGTAGCGTGGATATTGCCATCAGCAAATACAACTCCACCGGATCGGCGCTGCTTTGGGCTACTTACGTGGGCGGCTCGGCTGCCGAATATGTACACAGTATGTTTGTACACACCAACGAAGAACTCTACATCTTCGGCTCGGTACAATCAACCGATTATCCCACCACCGCCGGCTGCTACGATGCCAGCCACAACGGCGGCGACGACATTCTGGTAACTCACCTAAACATTTCAGGTTCGGCGCTGGTGGGTTCTACCTACGTGGGCGGCAGCGGTTCTGACGGGCTTGACCAAACCGCATTCGGCTACCAGCAGCGGGGCGAAATTGTGGTGGATGCCTCCGGAAATGCAGTGATTTCAAGTTCAAGTTCTTCGTCGAACTTCCCGGCCACACAGGGCGCATTTGATCAAACCCTGAACGGGCAGCAGGATGCAGTGGCGCTTTCACTGAGTGCCAACCTGAATACGCTGAACTGGTGTACGTTTGTAGGCGGCTCCGGCGACGATTCGGGTCTGGGCGTGCGCGTGGCGGCAAACGGCGATGTGTTTACCTGCGGCACCACCTCAAGCGCCAACTTCCCCGCCACGGCGGGCACCTACCAGCCCACATTGCAGGGAGGCTCCGACGCTTATTCCGTGCATCTGACACCCAACGGCAGTGCCGTAACGGCCGCCACCTTTATTGGCACACCTTCGGCCGAAATCGGCTATTTTCTTGATGTGGACGCCGATGGCGATGTGTATGTCTATGGCTCCTCGCAGGGCGCTATGCCGGTTAGCGCCGGGGTGTACAGCAATCCAGGCAGCGCCATGTTTGTGGTAAAATTTGATCCGCTTTACACCTCCCTCATTTATTCAACCGTAATTGGCGATGGCACTTCCTTTTCGGCACTCACTCCCAGCGCATTTCTGGTGGATATTTGCGAAAACGTATATATCGCCGGCTTTGGTGCCAATGCCTACCCGGCCACACCCAATGCATTTTATCCCGGCCCCTCAGTGGGCAACTGTTACCTGGCCGTGCTTGAGCGCGATGCACAGTCGCTGATTTTTGCTACTTACTACGGCGCATACCATGTGGACGGCGGCACCAGCCGTTTCGACCCGCAGGGCATTGTATATCATGCCGTGTGTCAGGGTGGTGGCGGTTTTCCCACACAACCCAATGCATACAATTTAGGGCCGGGCCCTAGTTGGGATGTGTGCGTGTTTAAAATCGACTTTGAAGCCGTGGGCACACAGGCGGTGGCCAATGCCGCACCCAGCGATACCGGCTGCGTACCCTACACCGTGAGCTTTACCAACAACGGCAGTACGGGCAACAGCTACATCTGGAACTTTGGCGATAATTCACCACCAAGCACGCAAACGGCCCCCACGCATACCTACACGGCAGTTGGAACTTACACTGTAACGCTTATTGCCATTGACTCCAGCAGCTGCAAACCGATGGATACTGCCTACATTGTAATTGATGTGGTGAGCCAGCTCCCGGTTAATCTTGGTGCCGATACGGTAATTTGCAACACCGCACCGCTTACACTATCGGCAAACGTGGGCGGGGCTGCTTACCTGTGGAGTACAGGCGCTACCACACAGAGTATATCCACCACACAGCCGGGCACGTATTGGGTGGAAGTAAACACCGCTTCCTGCTCGGCGCGTGATACCATTGTGATTGCGCCGCTTACCCCGCCCGATCTGGGCAATAACTTCACCATCTGCCCCGGCGAACCGACCCAGTTGCAACCCAATTTCCCCGGTAATTCATACCTCTGGAGCACCGGCGATACCTCAAGAGCCATACAAATTACACAAGCCGGTACGTACTGGCTGCAAATGACTATCGGCCCCTGTGTGGTAAGCGATACAATTGTGGTTGATGCCGGCACCGGCGGGGCATTCCAGCCCATAAACGTATTCTCGCCCGATGCCGATGGCATTAATGACGCCTTTGATGTAGGCACTCCTTCATCAACCGGTTTTGATCTTCACATATACGATCGTTGGGGGCGACTGATGTTTGAAACAACAGATCCGACAGTGAAATGGCTTGGCGATTTCGACCGCAAAGCAGCATCGGAAGGTGTATATTACTGGGTATGTACTTTTCAAAACTGTTTAGGCGAAAGCCAGACGGAAACCGGATTCGTACACATTGTGCGTTAA